In Alphaproteobacteria bacterium, the genomic window GTTTTGGAAATTATCTTTTAGCCCATTGTTTAGCTCTTCTAGATTTATGAAGACCATATTTATGTCTTTCGTTAATTCTAGCATCACGAGTTAATAGACCTTCTTTCTTAAGAGCAGCTCTTAATGCTGGGTCAAATCTGTTTAATGCAACAGCAATACCGTGCTTAACAGCATGTGCTTGACCAGATAGTCCACCACCTTTTACAGTTGCTTTAACATCGAATTGTCCTTCAACACCAGCTACTACGAATGGGTGATTAACAATCATTTGTAGAGTTTTTCTTGCAAAATATGCAGGAAGCTCTTTACCATTAATTTCAACTTTACCAGTACCTGCTTTTACCCAAACTCTAGCAGTTGCCCATTTTTTCTTTTTACCTGTAGCATATGCTCTACCTAGGTCATCTATTTGAGCTTTTCTTTCAACAGGAGCTTCTGTTGCAGTTGCTTCAACTTCTTGTTTCAAATCTTTTAAATCTGTCATTGTTATATACTCCTATTATCTTGCATTCTTTTCGTTCATTGCAGCAATATCAAGCACTTCTGGGTTTTGAGCAGCGTGTGGGTGATTTGGTCCTACATAAACTTTAAGTTTTGTTAATTGTTTTCTAGCTAGAGGGCTTTCTTTTGGAAGCATTCTTTGAACAGCTTTCATGATAACTCTTTCAGGATATTTACCTGTTAGTCTTTCGCCCATAGTTCTTGATTTAATACCACCTGGGTGATTTGTATGCCAGAAGAACTTTGTTCTGTTTAATTTGTTACCTGTTAGTTTTACTTTCTCTGCATTGATAACGATGATATTATCACCACAATCTGCATGAGGAGTAAATGTTGGTTTGTGTTTACCACGAAGTCTCATAGCGATTATAGAAGCCATTCTACCTAGTACTAGTCCTTCAGCATCTACAATGTACCATTTTTGATCTTCAACTTTAGGAGTCTTAGCCATAAATGTTTTTGTCATTATTGTTTTCCTTTTTTTATTGATCTCGAACTCATTCCGAAATCTTGTTATTTAATTTGAGATGTAAATATATCTCGATTTTTAATTTTTGTCAATAGCATATATGT contains:
- the rplM gene encoding 50S ribosomal protein L13; the protein is MTKTFMAKTPKVEDQKWYIVDAEGLVLGRMASIIAMRLRGKHKPTFTPHADCGDNIIVINAEKVKLTGNKLNRTKFFWHTNHPGGIKSRTMGERLTGKYPERVIMKAVQRMLPKESPLARKQLTKLKVYVGPNHPHAAQNPEVLDIAAMNEKNAR
- the rpsI gene encoding 30S ribosomal protein S9 — protein: MTDLKDLKQEVEATATEAPVERKAQIDDLGRAYATGKKKKWATARVWVKAGTGKVEINGKELPAYFARKTLQMIVNHPFVVAGVEGQFDVKATVKGGGLSGQAHAVKHGIAVALNRFDPALRAALKKEGLLTRDARINERHKYGLHKSRRAKQWAKR